From Haloarcula hispanica ATCC 33960, the proteins below share one genomic window:
- a CDS encoding sensor histidine kinase: protein MSKESLHNRDVLNGLCEIISDPAIVLDADGVFVDVIHNAHNGALFFRQPETLLGSDLWDVFSTVQADQFYTVIEDALQAGEQQHIEYHLSLDDGDRYFEARVTPVGSDDTEHVLWLAEDITQRKRREEKQALIERVFEISPVGLVVVEPSGKILFANDRAEDLLGLERGTITGRRYDQPEWNIFYEDGTPVPEAEYPVTRVLESGEPVFGFEHWIELADGTERWLSSNAAPILGDDGTVERVVVGLDDATRLKQREEHLEWLIGTEMLADVGGWELDLETGLIEGTAGMKRLYGLPEYNPTLEEALEQYHPNDRAALRDAIETCCETGEPMELEARRKTAEETERWFRLRAEKTVRGGEPKLRGIVRDITQDKEREQRLMVMSRILRHNIRNKLTVIRGNSRLLKEELGSPEFSVDAASGHIDRIENASKELDSLAERARTFDRVIERDLRSGTVHLRQVLTDVRDDLGEQHPEAAIEVTPTDAEVAGDRMAIDLMLEILVENALEYSDLPSPRVKLTAEETPSGQVTVSVDTDGSGIPDMEQKVLASETEGPVVHSRGLGLWAVTWLVRRLGGSVTIDEDAADGGGTRVRLAFPLARSE, encoded by the coding sequence ATGAGTAAGGAATCTCTTCACAATCGAGACGTCCTAAACGGGCTTTGTGAGATAATTTCCGACCCAGCAATCGTACTAGATGCTGATGGTGTCTTTGTCGACGTCATCCATAATGCCCACAACGGGGCACTATTCTTCAGACAGCCGGAAACGTTGTTAGGATCAGATCTCTGGGACGTCTTCTCCACAGTACAGGCTGACCAGTTCTACACAGTCATCGAGGACGCTCTGCAGGCAGGCGAACAGCAACACATCGAGTACCACCTATCGCTCGACGACGGGGATCGGTACTTCGAGGCTCGCGTCACGCCGGTTGGCAGTGACGATACGGAGCATGTGCTATGGCTGGCCGAAGATATCACACAGCGAAAGCGACGCGAGGAGAAGCAGGCCCTCATCGAGCGAGTGTTCGAGATAAGTCCGGTCGGTCTCGTCGTCGTCGAACCGTCAGGCAAGATTTTGTTCGCCAATGACCGTGCTGAGGACTTGCTCGGCCTCGAACGCGGTACAATCACTGGGAGGCGGTACGACCAACCGGAGTGGAATATCTTCTACGAAGACGGCACTCCGGTCCCCGAAGCGGAGTATCCGGTTACGAGAGTACTCGAATCCGGCGAGCCAGTGTTTGGATTCGAGCATTGGATAGAACTCGCCGACGGGACCGAACGGTGGCTTTCGAGCAATGCCGCGCCGATACTGGGTGATGACGGGACCGTCGAGCGCGTCGTCGTCGGTCTGGACGACGCAACGAGATTGAAACAGCGGGAGGAGCACCTGGAGTGGCTTATCGGGACGGAGATGCTCGCCGACGTCGGCGGATGGGAACTGGATCTGGAGACAGGTCTAATAGAGGGTACTGCAGGGATGAAACGCCTGTACGGGCTCCCGGAGTACAATCCGACGCTTGAGGAGGCACTCGAGCAGTACCATCCCAACGATAGAGCGGCCCTTCGCGACGCCATCGAGACCTGTTGTGAAACCGGCGAGCCGATGGAACTGGAAGCACGCCGCAAGACCGCAGAAGAAACCGAGCGCTGGTTCCGACTCCGGGCAGAAAAAACCGTCCGGGGCGGGGAACCGAAACTGCGAGGCATCGTTCGCGACATCACTCAGGACAAGGAACGAGAGCAGCGGCTAATGGTCATGAGTCGGATTCTCCGGCACAACATCCGAAACAAGCTGACCGTGATACGGGGCAATTCGAGACTCCTCAAAGAAGAACTCGGATCGCCCGAGTTCTCAGTCGACGCTGCCAGCGGACACATCGACAGAATCGAGAACGCGTCGAAAGAGCTCGATTCGCTGGCCGAACGAGCACGGACGTTCGACCGGGTCATCGAGCGCGACCTCCGAAGCGGGACAGTCCACCTACGGCAAGTCCTCACCGATGTCCGGGACGATCTCGGAGAACAGCATCCCGAGGCCGCAATTGAGGTGACACCTACCGACGCGGAGGTGGCTGGTGACAGGATGGCTATCGACCTGATGCTGGAGATTCTTGTCGAAAACGCGCTGGAATACAGTGATCTACCTAGCCCGAGGGTCAAACTTACGGCTGAAGAGACCCCGTCGGGCCAGGTGACAGTCAGCGTCGATACCGACGGGTCCGGTATCCCCGACATGGAGCAAAAGGTCCTGGCTTCGGAGACGGAAGGGCCAGTGGTACACAGTCGCGGTCTCGGGTTGTGGGCGGTTACGTGGCTTGTCCGACGCCTCGGCGGGTCTGTGACAATCGACGAAGACGCCGCCGATGGCGGCGGAACGCGAGTTCGACTCGCGTTCCCGCTGGCGCGAAGCGAGTAA
- a CDS encoding NYN domain-containing protein → MELFRRIFGEKDSQQRVGLFVDGPNVLRSEFDVDLDEVRDIAVDYGPLALTRLYVDQNASPGLIQAAEARGFEVRTTSGDVDVRLAVDATDAVASGQIDVLVVASRDTDFKPALEVAAREGVKTVAIAPGEYGRSDALRNAAEDAVTL, encoded by the coding sequence ATGGAGCTGTTTCGTCGGATATTCGGGGAGAAAGATTCACAACAGCGCGTTGGACTGTTCGTCGACGGGCCGAACGTGCTCAGGTCTGAGTTCGATGTCGACCTCGACGAGGTCCGGGACATTGCAGTCGACTACGGGCCGCTGGCGTTGACTCGCCTCTACGTCGACCAGAACGCCTCGCCGGGGCTGATTCAGGCCGCCGAGGCCCGGGGCTTCGAGGTCCGAACCACCAGCGGTGACGTCGATGTGCGACTCGCCGTTGACGCGACAGACGCCGTCGCCTCGGGACAGATCGACGTCTTGGTCGTCGCCTCGCGGGACACGGATTTCAAGCCGGCGCTGGAAGTGGCCGCACGGGAAGGGGTCAAAACGGTCGCCATCGCGCCGGGAGAGTATGGCCGCTCCGACGCGTTACGCAACGCGGCCGAAGACGCAGTGACGCTCTGA